The Gammaproteobacteria bacterium genome includes a region encoding these proteins:
- the murA gene encoding UDP-N-acetylglucosamine 1-carboxyvinyltransferase has protein sequence MDKLIIKGGVPLNGEIRVSGAKNAALPILAATLLADGPVTVGNVPHLHDITTTMELLGRMGVQLMVDERMNIEVDNRTINEFFAPYELVKTMRASILVLGPLLTRYGRADVSLPGGCAIGSRPVHLHIQGLTAMGAEVRVEGGYIRATAKRLKGVHLPMDMVTVTGTENLMMAATLAEGTTVIQNAAREPEVVDLANCLISMGAQIEGAGTDTIVIEGVTSLSGTRYDILPDRIETGTYLVAAAMTGGRVKLKRTRPDLLEAVLGKLSEAGAEVTVGEDWVTLDMHGARPEAVDVHTSPYPGFPTDMQAQFTAMNCISRGTATITESVFENRFMHVLELQRMGADLKLEGNTAFSQGVDRLTGAPVMATDLRASASLVLAGLVAERETSVARIYHIDRGYETIEEKLAQLGAQIRRIPD, from the coding sequence ATGGATAAACTGATCATTAAAGGCGGCGTTCCTTTGAATGGTGAGATCCGGGTCTCTGGCGCCAAGAACGCGGCGCTTCCAATTTTGGCGGCCACACTACTAGCGGATGGTCCGGTCACGGTTGGAAACGTACCGCATCTCCACGACATCACCACGACCATGGAATTGCTCGGGCGAATGGGAGTGCAGTTGATGGTGGATGAACGGATGAACATCGAAGTCGACAATAGAACTATCAACGAATTCTTTGCGCCGTACGAGCTGGTTAAGACCATGCGGGCGTCAATTCTTGTCCTGGGTCCGCTTTTGACTCGCTATGGCAGGGCGGACGTTTCCCTACCCGGAGGTTGCGCCATTGGGTCCAGACCCGTACACCTGCACATACAGGGGCTGACGGCGATGGGCGCGGAAGTAAGGGTGGAAGGCGGTTACATACGGGCCACTGCCAAGCGCCTGAAGGGGGTGCATCTGCCAATGGATATGGTCACGGTAACCGGCACGGAAAATCTTATGATGGCCGCTACTCTGGCGGAAGGCACAACGGTGATCCAAAATGCTGCCCGCGAACCGGAAGTCGTAGATTTGGCAAATTGTCTTATTAGCATGGGCGCCCAGATCGAGGGGGCCGGGACTGACACCATTGTGATTGAAGGGGTGACTAGCCTTTCAGGTACCCGATACGATATCTTGCCCGATCGGATCGAGACGGGTACCTACTTGGTGGCTGCCGCGATGACCGGTGGACGGGTAAAGCTCAAACGGACGAGGCCGGATCTTCTAGAGGCTGTGCTGGGCAAGTTGTCTGAGGCAGGCGCCGAAGTGACTGTCGGAGAGGACTGGGTGACGCTCGATATGCACGGTGCAAGGCCTGAGGCAGTGGATGTTCATACTTCTCCGTATCCCGGATTTCCGACTGACATGCAGGCGCAATTTACGGCAATGAATTGCATCTCTCGAGGCACTGCAACGATCACGGAGTCCGTGTTCGAGAATCGTTTTATGCATGTATTAGAATTACAGCGGATGGGAGCCGACCTGAAGTTGGAGGGCAATACGGCATTTAGTCAGGGTGTCGATAGGCTGACGGGTGCCCCAGTTATGGCAACCGATCTGCGCGCATCGGCCAGTCTGGTCTTGGCAGGTCTGGTGGCGGAGCGAGAAACCTCCGTGGCGCGCATCTATCATATCGATCGTGGCTATGAAACTATTGAAGAGAAACTGGCTCAGCTCGGCGCCCAGATTCGGCGGATCCCCGACTAG
- a CDS encoding STAS domain-containing protein — protein sequence MSEGCLQRRADNEWALYGELSFKTVPTIIGELNGLLSGQSPQVIDLSGVTRIDSAGVALLLDWVRAAKNCNVSVRFRNVPPQMLALAKVAGVGYLLPR from the coding sequence GTGAGCGAGGGTTGTCTTCAACGCAGAGCGGATAACGAGTGGGCACTGTACGGAGAATTAAGCTTTAAAACTGTACCAACCATTATTGGGGAATTGAACGGGCTACTCAGTGGCCAGTCCCCACAGGTGATCGATCTATCAGGGGTCACCCGCATCGACAGCGCTGGCGTGGCGCTGCTTCTTGACTGGGTGCGCGCCGCGAAAAATTGCAATGTGTCGGTGCGCTTTCGTAACGTGCCTCCTCAAATGCTCGCGCTTGCAAAAGTCGCTGGTGTGGGCTATCTGCTCCCCCGCTAA
- a CDS encoding BolA/IbaG family iron-sulfur metabolism protein, with translation MTESGIPNCEEILDCNGMHFQAIVISEAFEARLSLEQYQLMKTTLRDRMGSDVHALPFKTCAAADWKLTG, from the coding sequence ATGACTGAGTCCGGAATCCCGAATTGTGAAGAGATCCTGGACTGCAATGGAATGCATTTTCAGGCGATTGTCATCAGTGAAGCATTTGAGGCCCGGTTAAGCCTTGAACAATATCAACTAATGAAGACGACACTTCGTGACCGGATGGGCTCTGACGTTCATGCCCTACCTTTTAAAACCTGTGCAGCCGCCGATTGGAAGTTAACTGGATGA
- the hisD gene encoding histidinol dehydrogenase — translation MRKLDNSDPNFLEQLEELLARDDEENAETVQIVKTIVDDVRRRGDAALIGHTNRFDRRHVGAAADLVIPNDRLAEALDRLPVVLRDALQTAADRIRRYHEHQQQPSWSYTDDDGTLLGQKIVPLDRIGVYVPGGKAAYPSSVLMNVIPAKVAGVVDVTMVVPIPDDDANELVLAAASIAGVNRAFSVGGAQAVAALAYGTETVPKVDKIVGPGNVYVTEAKRLVFGIVGIDMIAGPSEVVVICDGQADPDWIAMDLFAQAEHDEDAQALLISPDAEFLDRIAASIERLLPDMERTEIIRTSLDRRGALIHVANLDEAVDLVNVIAPEHLELAVADPDALLNSVRHAGAIFMGYYTSEVLGDYCAGPNHVLPTSRTARYSSPLGVYDFQKRSSLIKCSARAAADLGKTAATLARGEGLTAHARSAEFRMKRKVQ, via the coding sequence ATGCGAAAACTTGACAATAGCGACCCAAATTTTCTGGAGCAACTCGAAGAGCTGCTTGCGCGGGATGATGAGGAGAATGCTGAAACGGTGCAAATCGTCAAAACGATTGTGGACGACGTGCGCCGCCGAGGGGATGCTGCGCTTATTGGTCATACGAACCGGTTTGACCGGCGACATGTCGGCGCCGCAGCTGACCTCGTCATTCCGAATGATCGGCTGGCAGAAGCCTTGGATCGGCTGCCTGTTGTGTTAAGGGACGCCTTACAGACCGCAGCAGACCGTATACGTAGATACCATGAACACCAGCAGCAACCTTCGTGGAGTTACACGGATGATGACGGCACGTTATTGGGCCAGAAGATTGTGCCACTTGACCGTATAGGCGTTTATGTTCCGGGCGGCAAGGCTGCCTACCCGTCATCGGTCCTTATGAACGTGATCCCGGCTAAGGTCGCGGGCGTTGTTGATGTCACCATGGTTGTACCGATTCCAGATGATGATGCGAATGAACTCGTCCTGGCTGCTGCGTCTATTGCAGGTGTGAACCGCGCGTTTTCCGTGGGTGGTGCGCAGGCTGTGGCGGCCTTGGCGTACGGTACGGAGACGGTGCCCAAAGTCGATAAGATTGTCGGCCCTGGCAATGTTTATGTCACCGAGGCAAAACGGTTGGTGTTTGGCATTGTGGGTATCGACATGATCGCCGGGCCATCCGAGGTGGTGGTGATCTGTGACGGCCAGGCCGATCCGGATTGGATTGCTATGGATCTTTTCGCCCAGGCTGAACACGATGAAGATGCTCAAGCTCTTCTGATTTCCCCCGACGCGGAATTTCTAGATCGGATCGCGGCCAGTATTGAACGTCTTTTGCCCGACATGGAGCGAACTGAGATCATCCGCACATCGCTTGATCGGCGTGGTGCCTTGATTCACGTCGCAAACCTCGATGAAGCGGTCGATCTGGTGAACGTCATTGCACCTGAGCACCTTGAACTGGCCGTTGCCGATCCCGATGCTTTGTTGAATAGCGTCCGTCATGCAGGCGCTATCTTCATGGGGTACTACACGTCTGAGGTGCTTGGTGACTATTGCGCGGGCCCAAACCATGTATTGCCGACGTCCCGTACCGCGCGTTACTCTTCTCCGCTTGGCGTTTATGATTTCCAGAAGCGCTCGTCGTTGATCAAGTGCTCTGCCCGCGCAGCTGCTGATCTGGGCAAAACGGCTGCGACGCTGGCGCGTGGTGAGGGGCTCACAGCACATGCGCGATCGGCAGAGTTTCGGATGAAGCGAAAGGTACAGTAG
- the hisG gene encoding ATP phosphoribosyltransferase, translating to MLTIALSKGRIFDEALPMLAEIDIRPVADPHISRKLILPTNRKDMKIVIIRANDVPTYVEYGAADIGIAGKDVLMEYAGDGVYEPLDLGVARCKMMVAGPRDAKDVVGRLRVATKYVNTTRRYFAAKGIQVEIIRLYGSMELAPLMGLADRIVDLVDTGNTLRANNLVPMELIADISSWVIVNKASMKMKRARIKEVIQQLSQVVKPG from the coding sequence ATGCTTACGATCGCCCTTTCGAAGGGCCGCATATTCGACGAAGCATTGCCAATGCTTGCTGAAATAGATATCCGGCCTGTCGCAGACCCGCACATCTCCCGAAAGCTAATTCTTCCCACAAACCGAAAGGATATGAAGATTGTCATTATTCGGGCGAACGATGTACCCACCTACGTGGAATATGGGGCAGCAGATATTGGTATCGCGGGCAAGGATGTGCTCATGGAGTATGCCGGTGATGGGGTGTACGAGCCTCTGGATCTGGGTGTTGCCCGTTGCAAAATGATGGTAGCAGGGCCTCGTGATGCCAAAGATGTGGTTGGGCGCTTACGTGTTGCAACCAAGTATGTGAACACCACACGGCGTTACTTTGCGGCAAAGGGTATTCAGGTCGAGATCATCAGACTCTATGGGTCCATGGAGTTAGCCCCTTTGATGGGGTTGGCTGATCGCATTGTCGATCTCGTTGATACTGGAAATACTCTGAGGGCGAATAACTTGGTTCCTATGGAACTTATTGCGGATATTAGCTCTTGGGTTATTGTCAACAAAGCGTCGATGAAAATGAAACGCGCTCGTATCAAGGAGGTGATACAGCAGCTTTCTCAGGTCGTGAAACCAGGCTAA